The genomic interval TCACCTTCCGAACTCCACCGAGACCGGCCGTTCCCGCAGCGCGGGCGGCCGGTCTCCGTGTGTGGAGGACTCGTGGGAACGGATAATGATCGTCCTGTTGTCAGTGGCGCCCGGTACGCTCGAAAGCACGATGACAGAGGACCTCTCCCCGGCCGAGCGGTACGCGGCAGCCCGCCTGCGGGCAGCCGAGCAGGCCACCGCGCTCGCGGACTTCCGCGAGATGTACGACTTCGGTCTCGACCCCTTCCAGATCGAGGCCTGCCAGGCGCTCGAAGCGGGGAAGGGCGTGCTGGTCGCGGCGCCCACCGGCTCCGGCAAGACGATCGTCGGCGAGTTCGCCGTCCACCTCGCCCTCCAGCAGGGCAAGAAGTGCTTCTACACGACCCCGATCAAGGCACTGTCGAACCAGAAGTACGCCGACCTGTGCCGCCGTTACGGCGCGGACAAGGTCGGCCTGCTCACGGGCGACAACAGCGTCAACTCCGAAGCCCCGGTGGTCGTGATGACCACCGAGGTGCTGCGCAACATGCTGTACGCGGGTTCGCAGACCCTCCTCGGCCTCGGCTATGTGGTCATGGACGAGGTGCACTACCTCTCCGACCGCTTCCGCGGCGCCGTATGGGAAGAGGTGATCATCCACCTCCCCGAGTCGGTGACCCTGGTCTCCCTGTCGGCGACCGTGTCGAACGCGGAGGAGTTCGGCGACTGGCTCGACACCGTCCGCGGTCACACCGAGGTGATCGTCTCCGAGCACCGGCCCGTGCCGCTGTTCCAGCACGTGCTCGCCGGGCGGCGGATGTACGACCTCTTCGAGGAGGGCGAGGGCAGCAAGAAGGCGGTCAACCCCGACCTCACGCGCCTGGCCCGCATGGAGGCGCAGCGCCCCTCGTACCAGGACCGCAAGCGCGGCCGTGCCATGCGCGAGGCCGACCGGGAGCGGGAGCGCAGATCGCGGTCACGGGTGTGGACACCGGGCCGCCCCGAGGTCATCGAGCGGCTGGACAACGAGGACCTGCTGCCCGCCATCACGTTCATCTTCAGCCGCGCCGCCTGCGAGGCCGCCGTACAGCAGTGTCTGTACGCCGGGCTGCGGCTCAACGACGACGAGGCACGGGAGAAGGTGCGGGCGCTCGTCGAGGAGCGCACGGCGTCCATCCCGAACGAGGACCTGCATGTCCTCGGGTACTACGAGTGGCTGGAAGGCCTGGAGCGCGGCATCGCGGCCCACCACGCGGGCATGCTGCCGACGTTCAAGGAGGTCGTGGAGGAGCTGTTCCTGCGCGGGCTCGTGAAGGCCGTGTTCGCCACGGAGACACTGGCGCTCGGCATCAACATGCCCGCGCGCTCGGTGGTGTTGGAGAAGCTCGTCAAGTGGAACGGCGAGCAGCACGCCGACATCACCCCCGGCGAGTACACCCAGCTGACCGGCCGGGCCGGCCGTCGCGGCATCGATGTCGAGGGCCACGCCGTCGTGCTGTGGCAGCGCGGGATCAGCCCCGAGCACCTCGCCGGACTGGCCGGCACGCGCACGTATCCGCTGCGCTCCAGCTTCAAGCCGTCGTACAACATGGCGGTCAACCTCGTCGAGCAGTTCGGGCGGCACCGGTCGCGGGAGCTGCTGGAGACGTCCTTCGCGCAGTTCCAGGCCGACCGGTCGGTCGTCGGGATCTCGCGGCAGGTGCAGAGGAACGAGGAGGGTCTGGAGGGCTACAAGGACTCCATGACCTGCCACCTGGGCGACTTCGACGACTACATGCGGCTGCGCCGCGAGCTCAAGGACCGCGAGACCGAGCTGGCCCGGC from Streptomyces sp. NBC_01288 carries:
- a CDS encoding DEAD/DEAH box helicase gives rise to the protein MIVLLSVAPGTLESTMTEDLSPAERYAAARLRAAEQATALADFREMYDFGLDPFQIEACQALEAGKGVLVAAPTGSGKTIVGEFAVHLALQQGKKCFYTTPIKALSNQKYADLCRRYGADKVGLLTGDNSVNSEAPVVVMTTEVLRNMLYAGSQTLLGLGYVVMDEVHYLSDRFRGAVWEEVIIHLPESVTLVSLSATVSNAEEFGDWLDTVRGHTEVIVSEHRPVPLFQHVLAGRRMYDLFEEGEGSKKAVNPDLTRLARMEAQRPSYQDRKRGRAMREADRERERRSRSRVWTPGRPEVIERLDNEDLLPAITFIFSRAACEAAVQQCLYAGLRLNDDEAREKVRALVEERTASIPNEDLHVLGYYEWLEGLERGIAAHHAGMLPTFKEVVEELFLRGLVKAVFATETLALGINMPARSVVLEKLVKWNGEQHADITPGEYTQLTGRAGRRGIDVEGHAVVLWQRGISPEHLAGLAGTRTYPLRSSFKPSYNMAVNLVEQFGRHRSRELLETSFAQFQADRSVVGISRQVQRNEEGLEGYKDSMTCHLGDFDDYMRLRRELKDRETELARQGVAQRRTEAAVALEKLKPGDVIHVPTGKYAGLALVLDPGLPAGRSNGHRGFEQHDGPRPLVLTVERQVKRLASMDFPVPVEALERMRIPKSFNARSPQSRRDLAAALRTKAGHIPPERARKQRSQAADDREIAQLRTAIRAHPCHGCNDREDHARWAERYHRLQRDTTQLERRIEGRTNTIARTFDRIVALLTDLDYLRGNEVTEHGKRLARLYGELDLLASECLREGVWEGLAPAELAACVSALVFEARVSDDATVPKVPSGAAKAALGEMVRIWGRLDALEEDFRITQTEGVGQREPDLGFAWAAYMWASGKGLDEVLREVEMPAGDFVRWCKQVIDVLGQISAAAPVTGGEASSTVAKNARKAVELLLRGVVAYSSVG